Proteins found in one Vallitalea guaymasensis genomic segment:
- a CDS encoding nitrogenase component 1, which yields MKLYKNNPIASDRMGILWTLNGINDAVIIEFGPAGTTHFSIEGLMQFGADTSAKTFTTHMDEHDVTFGNEDRIIDAILEIDEIEKPEYIFVIGSSITSIIGIDLESVRFQVEDRVDSKIILLPDCDFQNDFTHGVDETLQILVNEITKKSPKMEKLPFYNILGLGIYNYNQSSDFKEIKRLMKENFSLELGTTFMLDTNIKDIEQASKALINIVLHKEGLEAAKLLEEAYDQPYIYLTPYGIEGTKKWLNSISELLNMEITPTEDNSEINRVVYKENMLKRRVARLDNNKLCFNNNNISYKYLEEYLYKLGFKKTVDEREAIIRFSDGIEALHNQNVIQISPPSFRQDNEYPYLPIMGYRGAYYLVQQINNTLTKAELSQ from the coding sequence ATGAAATTATATAAAAATAATCCTATAGCTTCTGATAGAATGGGTATCCTATGGACATTAAATGGTATTAATGATGCTGTTATCATAGAATTTGGTCCTGCTGGTACAACACATTTTTCTATTGAAGGACTTATGCAATTTGGTGCGGATACATCTGCTAAGACTTTTACAACACATATGGATGAACATGATGTAACTTTTGGCAATGAAGACAGAATCATAGATGCTATTCTAGAAATAGATGAAATTGAGAAACCAGAATACATTTTCGTTATAGGATCGTCCATAACATCAATCATTGGAATTGATCTAGAAAGTGTTAGATTTCAAGTAGAGGATAGAGTAGATAGTAAAATAATATTACTGCCAGATTGTGATTTTCAGAATGATTTTACACATGGTGTTGATGAGACATTACAAATATTGGTTAATGAGATTACCAAGAAAAGTCCCAAGATGGAGAAATTACCTTTTTATAATATACTTGGTCTAGGTATATATAATTATAATCAGAGTAGTGATTTCAAGGAAATCAAAAGGCTCATGAAAGAGAATTTTTCATTGGAGCTTGGTACAACTTTCATGTTAGATACTAATATTAAGGATATAGAACAAGCTTCAAAAGCATTAATAAATATAGTACTTCATAAGGAAGGGTTAGAAGCGGCAAAATTATTAGAAGAAGCATATGACCAACCGTATATATATTTAACACCTTATGGTATAGAAGGTACTAAGAAATGGTTGAATAGTATTAGTGAGTTATTGAATATGGAAATTACTCCGACAGAAGATAATAGTGAAATCAATAGAGTAGTTTATAAAGAAAATATGCTTAAAAGAAGAGTAGCAAGGTTGGATAATAATAAATTATGTTTTAACAACAATAATATATCTTACAAGTATTTAGAAGAATATTTATATAAACTTGGCTTCAAAAAAACAGTAGATGAAAGAGAAGCTATCATTCGTTTCTCTGATGGGATAGAAGCATTGCATAATCAAAACGTAATACAGATAAGTCCCCCAAGCTTTCGACAAGACAACGAGTATCCATATTTGCCTATCATGGGTTATAGAGGAGCTTATTATCTTGTACAACAGATCAATAATACTTTAACAAAAGCTGAGTTGTCACAGTGA
- a CDS encoding nitrogenase component 1: MLNEKYRLTNIREDKDIKSLSKAQFPGPHCPLFGAVMTASYIEDLTLLIIGTEECTYYGKDFAMIRQNGKDRVYSAVLEQHDITFGCEEDLKDIIIKIDREEKPKALMVITTCVVELIGEDTTSILRSLKDEVDTKLLIVKTEHFKCNSHIEGVEKALEQLASLMTPMEKKEKTVNILGFKYLGVENTELYKELKKNGVNISMTIPTKVNMETIQKAAESSLNIVVEHTALSLAKEMEKSLGIPYVIFPKALDLDKIVEAYEQIGDILDIKFDSLINEKYKSVTSDLIAAEQLLKNKSFIYGNTPFSCFEFSDFLVGLGMVPIVIQCRELVKSDREVMDRLIDKGVNPYIVRMANIAPLRRIYGELSPDYYFGHESPMILAEHNIVQIVTDNCAKKIGFEKITEVLGTILEEKGIFSLLDEKKSTMEDEVRDKIKNLKNMPAPMKKVLLNMKEIPDGMKEALLTLDDNDSMVEMMKNHRASM; this comes from the coding sequence ATGTTAAATGAAAAGTATCGTTTGACTAATATTAGAGAAGATAAAGATATCAAGAGCTTAAGCAAAGCTCAATTTCCTGGTCCTCACTGTCCTCTTTTTGGAGCAGTAATGACAGCGTCTTATATTGAAGATCTAACACTTCTAATAATAGGAACTGAAGAATGTACATATTATGGAAAAGATTTTGCCATGATACGTCAAAATGGAAAAGACCGTGTTTATTCTGCTGTATTGGAACAGCATGATATCACTTTTGGATGTGAAGAAGACCTTAAGGATATTATAATTAAGATAGATAGAGAAGAGAAACCAAAAGCACTTATGGTAATAACAACTTGTGTTGTAGAACTTATAGGTGAAGACACTACTAGTATTTTGCGTAGTCTAAAGGATGAAGTGGATACTAAACTGCTTATAGTGAAGACCGAACATTTTAAATGCAATAGTCATATAGAAGGTGTTGAGAAGGCACTAGAACAATTGGCATCACTTATGACTCCTATGGAGAAAAAGGAAAAGACAGTTAACATACTAGGATTCAAATATCTTGGTGTAGAAAATACTGAACTATATAAGGAACTTAAGAAAAACGGTGTGAACATATCAATGACCATACCTACTAAAGTAAATATGGAAACTATACAAAAAGCTGCTGAGAGTTCTTTGAATATAGTGGTTGAACATACAGCTTTATCACTTGCTAAGGAGATGGAAAAGTCATTGGGTATTCCATATGTGATTTTTCCTAAGGCACTGGATTTAGATAAAATAGTAGAAGCTTACGAACAAATTGGAGATATCTTAGATATAAAATTTGATTCTCTTATTAATGAAAAGTATAAGTCAGTTACATCTGATTTAATTGCTGCAGAACAATTACTAAAAAATAAAAGTTTCATTTACGGTAACACGCCTTTCAGTTGCTTTGAATTTTCTGATTTCTTGGTTGGGTTAGGTATGGTTCCAATAGTAATTCAATGTAGAGAACTGGTAAAAAGTGATAGGGAAGTAATGGATAGGTTAATTGATAAAGGCGTAAATCCTTATATAGTACGTATGGCAAACATTGCACCTCTAAGGCGAATATATGGTGAGTTAAGTCCAGATTATTATTTTGGACATGAAAGTCCAATGATTCTTGCTGAACATAATATTGTACAGATAGTAACAGATAATTGTGCTAAGAAAATTGGATTTGAAAAAATAACTGAGGTTCTAGGTACTATTTTAGAGGAAAAAGGTATCTTCAGCCTTTTAGATGAAAAAAAGAGTACTATGGAGGACGAAGTTAGAGATAAAATAAAAAATCTTAAGAATATGCCCGCACCCATGAAAAAAGTTCTACTTAATATGAAAGAGATTCCAGACGGAATGAAGGAAGCATTATTAACTTTGGACGACAATGATTCTATGGTAGAAATGATGAAAAATCATAGAGCGAGTATGTAG